The Streptomyces cynarae genome contains a region encoding:
- a CDS encoding anti-sigma regulatory factor translates to MDLAWVRQHVRQAAAEIGFGLVEQTKLITAASELARNTLVHGGGGQVEFAFLDNGRARGLRLSFIDEGPGIPDMERALTDGYTSGGGLGLGLGGARRLVHEFSIDSRPGEGTRVTVICWAAGPPRPREGVR, encoded by the coding sequence ATGGATCTGGCATGGGTGCGGCAGCATGTGCGGCAGGCGGCTGCCGAGATCGGTTTCGGGCTGGTGGAGCAGACCAAACTGATCACCGCGGCCAGCGAGCTCGCACGCAACACACTCGTCCACGGCGGAGGCGGACAGGTGGAGTTCGCCTTCCTGGACAACGGCCGCGCCCGTGGTCTGCGCCTGTCCTTCATCGACGAGGGGCCGGGCATCCCCGACATGGAGCGGGCCCTCACCGACGGCTACACCTCGGGCGGCGGCCTCGGCCTCGGGCTCGGCGGAGCCCGTCGGCTGGTCCACGAGTTCTCGATCGACTCCCGTCCCGGCGAAGGCACCCGGGTCACCGTGATCTGCTGGGCCGCCGGACCGCCCCGGCCCCGCGAGGGGGTCCGATGA
- a CDS encoding DUF5133 domain-containing protein yields the protein MLVPDPKAVRTLLTRYASLRIALAERETPEAARELADVSYTLCVMTGTKDVRDAVSAADALLEGSLKYTPQQPHRSGITAPGPGPVPGAVIPDRESLRQ from the coding sequence GTGCTCGTTCCCGATCCGAAGGCCGTCAGAACACTGCTGACCCGGTACGCGTCCCTGCGGATCGCGCTCGCCGAGCGGGAGACACCCGAAGCGGCACGAGAGCTGGCGGATGTCAGCTACACACTGTGCGTCATGACGGGCACCAAGGACGTGCGCGACGCCGTCTCCGCCGCCGACGCGCTCCTCGAGGGCAGCCTGAAGTACACCCCGCAGCAGCCGCACCGGTCCGGAATCACGGCCCCGGGGCCCGGCCCCGTCCCCGGCGCGGTGATTCCGGACCGGGAGTCACTAAGGCAGTAG
- a CDS encoding ATP-binding SpoIIE family protein phosphatase, whose amino-acid sequence MTRVWDVPVHDSTRVRDVAVAVQDSCGHAGFDDGRTAAAVLVATELSTNLLKHAGGGRILIDTVDADLTSDTAVRKPALQIVAIDHGPGIPDLAAALGDGFSTTSSLGAGLGTCRRIADDFDVHSAPGRGTIALARIRAESGRRRQGRARRDHAPVRAGGVNIALAGPHSGDAWACVRFGERVTLLLADGLGHGPAAAEASDAAVRQLRDSAHLPPAELLNVLHTVLRSTRGAAVAVAQVDLAEGTLKFSGIGNIGARFRSAGGWQHLLSHPGIVGAHRPAHIPCRRLPWSPECLLVLHSDGLPSRWSLREDVPSAELDPGVTAAVIVRDASSAARTVRDDTTVTVLSPTPPKREP is encoded by the coding sequence ATGACCCGCGTCTGGGACGTGCCCGTGCACGACTCGACCCGGGTCCGGGACGTCGCGGTGGCGGTGCAGGACAGCTGCGGCCACGCGGGGTTCGACGACGGCCGTACGGCCGCGGCCGTGCTCGTCGCCACCGAGCTCTCCACCAACCTGCTCAAGCACGCGGGCGGAGGTCGCATCCTCATCGACACGGTGGACGCGGACCTCACCTCGGACACGGCCGTCCGAAAGCCGGCGTTGCAGATCGTCGCGATCGATCACGGGCCGGGCATCCCCGACCTCGCGGCCGCGCTGGGCGACGGCTTCTCCACCACGTCCTCGCTGGGTGCCGGCCTCGGCACCTGCCGGCGCATAGCGGACGACTTCGACGTGCACAGCGCGCCCGGCAGGGGCACCATCGCCCTGGCCCGGATAAGGGCCGAGTCCGGTCGCCGGCGGCAGGGGCGCGCCCGGCGCGACCACGCCCCGGTGCGGGCCGGCGGCGTCAACATCGCCCTGGCGGGACCCCATTCGGGTGACGCCTGGGCGTGCGTGAGGTTCGGGGAGCGGGTCACGCTGCTCCTCGCCGACGGACTGGGGCACGGCCCGGCCGCGGCCGAGGCGTCCGACGCGGCGGTCCGGCAGCTGCGGGACAGCGCTCATCTGCCGCCGGCGGAGCTGCTCAACGTCCTGCACACGGTGTTGCGCAGCACCCGGGGCGCCGCCGTCGCGGTCGCCCAGGTCGACCTCGCGGAAGGGACTCTGAAGTTCTCCGGCATCGGCAACATCGGCGCCCGGTTCCGCTCCGCCGGTGGCTGGCAGCACCTGCTGTCGCATCCCGGCATAGTCGGCGCCCACCGACCGGCGCACATCCCCTGTCGGCGGCTGCCCTGGTCGCCCGAATGCCTCCTCGTCCTGCACAGCGACGGACTGCCCAGCCGGTGGTCCCTGCGGGAGGACGTGCCCTCCGCGGAGCTGGACCCCGGGGTGACGGCCGCCGTGATCGTACGGGACGCCAGCAGTGCCGCCCGGACCGTCCGCGACGACACCACGGTGACCGTGCTGTCCCCCACCCCGCCGAAGCGTGAACCATGA
- a CDS encoding glycosyltransferase, whose protein sequence is MITRDRRDSVLRTLDRLADLPERPPVVVVDNGSSDATVAAVRDHPLGVRVLAAGRNTGALGRNLAVRHAATPYVAFSDDDSWWAPGALDTAADVLDAHPRLGLLAARTLVGPDAAEDPLNSVLGHSPLPPDPDLPGRPVLGFLACAAVVRRRAFLEAGGYHRVLFFGGEETLLAYDLAARGWGVSYVPSVTAHHHPDPGERPGRSAVQRRNALLTAWLRRPVTVALGRTARLAAAAARGERDAAAALRGAIARLPAALRDREPLPARIEHAVRLLERATP, encoded by the coding sequence ATGATCACCCGCGACCGCCGTGACAGCGTGCTGCGCACCCTGGACCGGCTGGCCGACCTACCCGAGCGGCCCCCCGTCGTCGTCGTGGACAACGGCTCCAGTGACGCGACCGTGGCCGCCGTGCGCGACCACCCACTGGGCGTGCGCGTCCTGGCCGCCGGACGCAACACCGGCGCGCTCGGCCGCAACCTCGCGGTACGGCACGCCGCCACGCCCTACGTCGCCTTCAGCGACGACGACTCCTGGTGGGCGCCGGGCGCCCTGGACACCGCTGCGGACGTCCTCGACGCCCACCCCCGGCTCGGCCTGCTGGCCGCCCGCACCCTGGTCGGTCCGGACGCCGCCGAGGACCCGCTGAACTCCGTCCTCGGGCACTCGCCGCTGCCGCCCGATCCCGACCTGCCGGGCCGCCCGGTGCTCGGCTTCCTCGCCTGCGCGGCGGTGGTCCGCCGCCGCGCCTTCCTCGAAGCGGGCGGCTACCACCGGGTGCTCTTCTTCGGGGGCGAGGAGACCCTGCTGGCCTACGACCTCGCGGCCCGCGGCTGGGGCGTCAGCTATGTGCCGTCGGTGACGGCCCATCACCATCCGGACCCCGGCGAACGCCCCGGCCGCTCGGCGGTCCAGCGGCGCAACGCCCTGCTCACCGCATGGCTCCGCCGGCCCGTCACGGTGGCACTGGGCCGTACCGCCCGCCTCGCCGCGGCGGCCGCCCGCGGCGAGCGCGACGCCGCGGCGGCGCTGCGCGGCGCGATCGCCCGGCTCCCCGCGGCCCTCAGGGACCGCGAACCGCTGCCCGCCCGGATCGAGCACGCCGTCCGCCTGCTGGAGCGGGCCACCCCATGA
- a CDS encoding STAS domain-containing protein: MSAEQTPLSIDVTMPREDVALVTVKGFLDVDTATELHHHLANQMHHGRQHLLLDLSEVPFMDSSGINIILNAYKETRQVGGSIGLIDPAPAVQRILDLTGVSLTVPSFKTVQDALDDTDDALSRP; this comes from the coding sequence GTGTCGGCTGAGCAGACCCCGCTCTCCATCGATGTGACGATGCCCCGGGAGGATGTCGCGCTGGTCACTGTGAAGGGTTTCCTGGACGTCGACACAGCGACGGAGTTGCATCACCACCTGGCCAACCAGATGCACCACGGCCGGCAGCACCTGTTGCTCGACCTGTCGGAGGTGCCGTTCATGGACTCGTCGGGCATCAACATCATTCTCAACGCCTACAAGGAGACCCGTCAGGTCGGCGGCTCGATCGGCCTCATCGACCCGGCTCCGGCCGTCCAGCGGATCCTCGACCTGACGGGGGTGAGCCTGACCGTCCCGTCCTTCAAGACCGTTCAGGACGCTCTGGACGACACGGACGACGCGTTGAGCCGGCCCTAG
- a CDS encoding polysaccharide pyruvyl transferase family protein has product MCARNLRTLLTGWFSFADGEATAGDVLALRRVEDVLRHQGIPYDVAWSPGFRPSALHLDDVRPASYSHLIFICGPLHGPPIEELHRRFAHCVRIAVGTSVLDADDPAVTGFHRVLPRDAPAMGPVPDLSTHAPSETTTPVVGVILTHGQHEYGERRRHDEAAETVTRWLAGKDCARVELETRLDSHDWRLCATPGQFESVLSRMDLVVTDRLHGLVLALRGGVPALAVDPVEGGAKLTAQAEACGWPALVPADRLTTRRLDHWWQWCLTSGRVAARQVRREFLEDPDDDNAPALVAALTDRA; this is encoded by the coding sequence GTGTGTGCGAGGAATCTGAGGACTCTGCTGACCGGATGGTTCAGCTTTGCGGACGGCGAGGCCACCGCGGGAGATGTGCTGGCCCTGCGCCGGGTCGAGGACGTGCTGCGTCACCAGGGGATCCCCTACGACGTGGCGTGGAGCCCCGGCTTCCGGCCGTCGGCGCTGCACCTGGACGACGTACGGCCCGCCTCCTATTCGCATCTGATCTTCATCTGCGGGCCGCTGCACGGACCCCCGATCGAGGAACTGCACCGGCGCTTCGCGCACTGCGTGCGCATCGCGGTCGGTACCTCCGTGCTGGACGCCGACGACCCGGCCGTCACCGGTTTCCACCGGGTCCTTCCGAGGGACGCGCCCGCCATGGGCCCCGTTCCCGACCTGTCCACCCACGCGCCGAGCGAGACGACCACCCCCGTCGTCGGGGTGATCCTCACGCACGGGCAGCACGAGTACGGGGAGAGGCGCCGGCACGACGAGGCCGCCGAGACGGTCACCCGGTGGCTGGCCGGCAAGGACTGCGCGCGGGTGGAGCTGGAGACCCGGCTCGACAGCCACGACTGGCGGTTGTGCGCCACGCCCGGGCAGTTCGAGTCCGTGCTGTCCCGGATGGACCTGGTGGTCACCGACCGGCTGCACGGGCTGGTGCTCGCGCTGCGCGGCGGAGTGCCGGCCCTGGCCGTGGACCCCGTCGAGGGCGGTGCCAAGCTGACCGCCCAGGCCGAGGCCTGCGGCTGGCCCGCACTGGTCCCCGCGGACCGCCTCACCACCCGGCGGCTGGACCACTGGTGGCAGTGGTGCCTGACCTCCGGCCGGGTCGCGGCCCGGCAGGTGCGCCGCGAGTTCCTGGAGGACCCGGACGACGACAACGCCCCGGCACTGGTGGCGGCCTTGACCGACCGGGCCTGA
- a CDS encoding fructosamine kinase family protein: MEFCRRGAAMTEADQGPGAAAARFTGRPVTGERPGSGALTEVVLDGGRVVMVKRGDEPGSLRAEAAGLRWLADAGAVRVPAVHGHDEHWLVTDRVRPGRSGAEAAARFGRELASLHAAGAPAFGAPPPGGPEDAYIGLAPMRNVAGEDWPSWYGEHRVLPYVRRAVDDGTLRSTEATLFERVCERLPELAGPAEPPARLHGDLWNGNVLWGADGHAWLIDPAAHGGHRETDLAMLHLFGCPHLDRVLAGYQEAAPLADGWRDRIGLHQLFPLLVHTVLFGGGYAGQALASARAALAA; this comes from the coding sequence ATGGAGTTCTGTCGACGAGGTGCCGCCATGACCGAAGCCGATCAGGGACCCGGGGCCGCGGCGGCCCGGTTCACCGGGCGTCCGGTGACCGGTGAGCGCCCGGGGTCCGGTGCGCTCACGGAGGTCGTCCTCGACGGCGGCCGGGTGGTGATGGTCAAACGCGGCGACGAACCCGGCTCCCTCCGGGCCGAGGCGGCGGGGCTGCGCTGGCTGGCGGACGCCGGCGCGGTACGCGTCCCGGCCGTGCACGGTCACGACGAGCACTGGCTTGTGACCGACCGCGTCCGGCCCGGGCGGTCCGGCGCCGAGGCAGCGGCGCGCTTCGGCCGCGAACTGGCGTCCCTGCACGCGGCGGGTGCGCCCGCGTTCGGCGCCCCGCCGCCCGGTGGTCCCGAGGACGCGTACATCGGCCTCGCCCCGATGCGCAACGTCGCCGGTGAGGACTGGCCGAGCTGGTACGGCGAGCACCGGGTGCTGCCCTATGTGCGCCGCGCGGTCGACGACGGCACGTTGCGGTCCACCGAGGCGACGTTGTTCGAACGTGTCTGCGAGCGGCTGCCGGAGCTGGCCGGTCCCGCGGAGCCGCCCGCCCGGCTGCACGGCGACCTGTGGAACGGCAACGTGTTGTGGGGCGCCGACGGCCACGCCTGGCTGATCGACCCGGCCGCGCACGGCGGACACCGGGAGACCGACCTCGCCATGCTGCACCTGTTCGGCTGCCCGCACCTGGACCGGGTGCTGGCCGGATACCAGGAGGCGGCTCCGCTCGCGGACGGCTGGAGGGACCGGATCGGGCTGCACCAGCTCTTCCCGCTGCTGGTCCACACGGTGCTGTTCGGCGGCGGCTACGCGGGGCAGGCGCTCGCGTCGGCCCGCGCGGCCCTGGCGGCCTGA
- a CDS encoding DUF2000 domain-containing protein gives MTDEDTTGSRIGFAASEVDPAVSTRAARLKWVVVIDRDLPSGRAVNAAVCVAAATQSAVTGLLGEDATDAEGAVHPGLPWAGCSVLAADADTLRAIRAKAASYADTFVADMPVAAQETLVYADYQATVGKTATDDLVYCAVSIVGPRNRVSKIAGKLPLLQ, from the coding sequence ATGACCGATGAAGACACGACCGGCTCGCGGATCGGCTTCGCCGCCAGCGAGGTGGACCCCGCCGTCTCGACCCGTGCTGCCCGGCTGAAGTGGGTCGTGGTCATCGACCGGGACCTGCCCTCCGGGCGCGCCGTCAACGCCGCCGTCTGCGTCGCGGCGGCCACGCAGTCCGCGGTGACCGGGCTGCTCGGCGAAGACGCCACCGACGCCGAGGGCGCCGTGCACCCGGGACTGCCCTGGGCCGGCTGCTCGGTCCTGGCGGCGGACGCCGACACCCTCCGCGCCATCCGCGCCAAGGCGGCCTCGTATGCCGACACCTTCGTCGCCGACATGCCGGTCGCGGCCCAGGAGACGCTGGTCTACGCCGACTACCAGGCCACCGTGGGCAAGACCGCCACCGACGACCTCGTGTACTGCGCCGTGAGCATCGTGGGCCCGCGCAACCGCGTCAGCAAGATCGCGGGCAAGCTCCCGCTGCTGCAGTGA
- a CDS encoding STAS domain-containing protein — MTGGFQDPTGASVPVLRLGDVLLVTLQGELEDKSAEQLQQDISEAIAGSSATGVVIDVSGVEIVDSFLGRVFAEIAASAKLLAAETVVAGMRPAVAITLVELGLTLPGLRTALDTDEALRMLTRASTPLSHGPARQENA; from the coding sequence GTGACCGGCGGTTTCCAGGATCCGACGGGTGCTTCCGTCCCCGTACTCAGGCTCGGAGACGTTCTCCTCGTCACCCTTCAGGGCGAATTGGAGGACAAGTCCGCCGAACAGCTGCAGCAGGACATCAGCGAGGCCATCGCGGGAAGTTCCGCCACCGGAGTCGTCATCGACGTCTCCGGTGTCGAGATCGTCGATTCCTTCCTCGGGCGCGTGTTCGCCGAGATCGCGGCGAGCGCCAAGCTGCTCGCCGCGGAGACAGTGGTGGCCGGCATGCGCCCCGCGGTGGCCATCACCCTGGTCGAACTCGGCCTCACGCTGCCGGGTCTGCGCACCGCGCTCGACACCGACGAAGCACTGCGGATGCTGACACGGGCGTCCACGCCCCTGTCCCACGGTCCAGCACGCCAGGAGAACGCGTGA
- a CDS encoding N-formylglutamate amidohydrolase → MPRATDASFDLLPGADDSPVILHVPHGAREMPADVREGILLDDTALARELDHITDAHTGELADLAAKAAAVTPWRFVNRLSRLVVDPERFPDDREEMLAVGMGAVYTRTTHREVLRGAGTDPEPLLRRYFHPYARAMTAAVADRLAAAGRAVVLDVHSYPTSRLPYELHGEGPRPPVCLGTDSFHTPPELLARAREAFAGFGGTGVDSPFSGAYVPLEFYGSQPRVTALMVEIRRDAYMTEPGGAAGPGLPRLASALAALVDAVS, encoded by the coding sequence ATGCCCCGCGCCACCGACGCCTCGTTCGACCTGTTGCCCGGCGCCGACGACTCTCCGGTGATCCTCCATGTGCCGCACGGGGCGCGGGAGATGCCGGCGGACGTGCGTGAGGGCATCCTGCTCGACGACACGGCCCTCGCCCGGGAGCTGGATCACATCACGGACGCGCACACCGGCGAACTGGCCGACCTCGCCGCGAAGGCCGCCGCCGTCACGCCCTGGCGGTTCGTCAACCGGCTGTCACGGCTGGTGGTCGATCCCGAGCGGTTCCCCGACGACCGCGAGGAGATGCTCGCCGTCGGGATGGGCGCCGTCTACACCCGCACCACGCACCGCGAGGTCCTGCGAGGGGCCGGCACCGACCCGGAACCGCTGCTGCGGCGCTACTTCCATCCGTACGCGCGGGCGATGACGGCGGCGGTCGCGGACAGGCTCGCCGCCGCGGGCCGGGCCGTCGTCCTCGACGTCCACTCATACCCGACCTCCCGTCTGCCCTACGAACTGCACGGCGAGGGCCCCCGGCCACCGGTCTGCCTGGGCACGGACTCCTTCCACACGCCGCCGGAACTGCTCGCCCGGGCGCGTGAGGCGTTCGCGGGGTTCGGCGGAACGGGGGTCGACAGCCCCTTCTCCGGGGCGTACGTCCCCCTGGAGTTCTACGGCTCACAGCCCCGGGTCACCGCGCTGATGGTGGAGATCCGCCGGGACGCCTACATGACCGAACCGGGCGGTGCCGCGGGCCCCGGTCTGCCCCGCCTCGCGTCGGCGCTGGCGGCGCTGGTGGACGCGGTGTCCTGA
- a CDS encoding Lrp/AsnC family transcriptional regulator, with translation MDALDRALLRELQDDARQTNRELAARTGVSPSTSLERVRLLRERGVITGYHAAVDLEAVGRPVQALISVRIRPPARPVIEGFREWAAQLPEVIGLFVTSGAHDFLIHVAVPDVNGVYAFVIDRLTERREVADVQTTMAYEHVQPRRIEPADESPSAPRRKR, from the coding sequence ATGGACGCACTGGACCGCGCCCTGCTGCGGGAACTCCAGGACGACGCACGGCAGACGAACCGGGAGCTGGCCGCGCGGACGGGGGTCTCCCCGTCCACCTCGCTGGAGCGGGTACGGCTGCTGCGGGAGCGCGGGGTCATCACGGGCTACCACGCGGCCGTGGACCTTGAGGCGGTGGGCCGCCCGGTCCAGGCACTCATCTCGGTGCGCATCCGGCCGCCGGCCCGTCCCGTCATCGAGGGGTTCCGCGAGTGGGCTGCCCAACTGCCCGAAGTCATCGGCCTGTTCGTCACCTCCGGAGCGCACGACTTCCTCATCCACGTCGCCGTCCCGGACGTCAACGGCGTCTACGCCTTCGTCATCGACCGGCTGACCGAGCGCCGTGAGGTCGCCGACGTGCAGACCACCATGGCCTACGAGCACGTCCAGCCCCGCCGTATCGAGCCCGCCGACGAATCCCCGTCGGCTCCGCGCAGGAAACGGTGA
- a CDS encoding STAS domain-containing protein: protein MTDQESATNPGASTRVVGDFLLRRREQISQRWADQTLFRTVFTVSRDEAVEAAGSLVEALAAVAASGRIEDLRAPGFSGMREQLTRMAASRARAGATPSQIADEVAALGPSIRELLGAELSGSDGEASGSHAVALTALMGTLRVLVMETALSTGEEIIERQRLQLLEVATPVIKLWNGIVAVPLIGTLDSARSQVVMESLLEAVVTQQARFAILDITGVTTVDSLVAQHLMKTVAAARLMGAECIVSGIRPAIAQTIVHLGIDLGSVITRASLADALAYALHELGAVIVDRAGHGGGQR from the coding sequence GTGACGGACCAGGAGTCGGCAACGAACCCAGGAGCGTCGACACGGGTCGTGGGGGACTTCCTGCTACGCCGTCGGGAGCAGATCTCTCAGCGCTGGGCCGACCAGACGCTCTTCCGTACGGTGTTCACGGTGTCGCGCGATGAGGCCGTGGAAGCCGCGGGCTCTCTGGTGGAGGCGCTCGCCGCGGTGGCCGCCTCCGGGCGGATCGAGGATCTCCGGGCCCCGGGCTTCTCGGGGATGCGCGAACAACTCACGCGCATGGCGGCTTCGCGGGCCCGTGCGGGCGCGACGCCGTCGCAGATCGCCGACGAGGTGGCGGCCCTGGGTCCCTCGATCAGGGAACTGCTGGGCGCCGAACTGTCCGGGTCGGACGGCGAGGCGAGCGGATCGCACGCCGTGGCGCTCACCGCCCTGATGGGTACGCTGCGGGTGCTGGTCATGGAGACCGCCCTGAGCACGGGCGAGGAGATCATCGAGCGGCAGCGCCTGCAACTCCTCGAAGTCGCCACGCCCGTCATCAAACTGTGGAACGGCATCGTCGCCGTACCGCTCATCGGCACCCTGGACAGCGCCCGCAGCCAGGTCGTGATGGAGAGCCTGCTGGAGGCCGTCGTCACCCAGCAGGCCCGGTTCGCGATCCTGGACATCACCGGAGTGACCACCGTGGACTCCCTGGTGGCGCAGCACCTGATGAAGACCGTCGCGGCGGCCCGCCTCATGGGCGCGGAGTGCATCGTGTCCGGCATCCGGCCGGCGATCGCCCAGACCATCGTGCACCTGGGGATCGACCTGGGCTCGGTCATCACCCGGGCGAGCCTGGCCGACGCCCTCGCCTACGCCCTCCACGAGCTGGGCGCCGTGATCGTCGACCGGGCGGGCCACGGAGGAGGCCAGCGGTGA
- a CDS encoding NAD-dependent epimerase/dehydratase family protein, with protein sequence MTPTTTFSPLPTARPFWGRAVVTGGAGFLGSHLCERLLDSGIDVDCVDDLASGSVANIAHLTGRPGFRFVECDIARPESREALAGPYDAVLHFAGPASPADARGRALETIAACGLGTRNALAVADRDGARFLLGSSCQVYGDPAVHPQREDYWGDVDPVGPHSAYDESKRFAEALTTAHASARGTDAGIVRVFTTYGPRMPADGRQAIPAFIRQALAGEPVTIEGDGSQTRSLCYVDDTVDGILRVAASRSVRPVNIGGDEETTVEEVARRVITLTGSGSRLAFVDREPGDPARRRPDTTLARELLGWVPKVTWEEGLERTIAACTDRAPGEVAHGGGAR encoded by the coding sequence ATGACGCCGACGACCACGTTCTCCCCCCTGCCGACCGCCCGGCCCTTCTGGGGGCGTGCGGTGGTGACCGGAGGCGCCGGATTCCTCGGCTCCCACCTGTGCGAACGCCTCCTGGACAGCGGGATCGACGTCGACTGCGTGGACGACCTGGCGTCGGGATCGGTGGCCAACATCGCCCATCTGACCGGCCGGCCGGGCTTCCGGTTCGTGGAGTGCGACATCGCGCGGCCCGAGAGCCGCGAAGCCCTCGCCGGCCCCTATGACGCGGTGCTGCACTTCGCCGGTCCCGCCTCCCCCGCCGACGCCCGGGGCCGGGCCCTGGAGACGATCGCCGCCTGCGGCCTCGGCACGCGCAACGCGCTGGCCGTCGCCGACCGGGACGGCGCCCGCTTTCTGCTGGGCTCCTCCTGCCAGGTCTACGGCGATCCGGCTGTGCACCCGCAGCGGGAGGACTACTGGGGCGACGTCGACCCCGTGGGACCGCACAGCGCCTACGACGAGTCCAAGCGGTTCGCCGAGGCGCTCACCACCGCCCACGCGAGCGCTAGGGGCACCGACGCGGGAATCGTGCGGGTGTTCACCACGTATGGCCCCCGGATGCCGGCGGACGGTCGCCAGGCCATCCCCGCCTTCATCCGGCAGGCACTGGCCGGGGAACCGGTCACCATCGAGGGCGACGGCAGCCAGACCCGCTCCCTGTGCTACGTCGACGACACCGTCGACGGCATCCTGCGCGTCGCCGCCAGCCGATCCGTGCGGCCCGTCAACATCGGCGGGGACGAGGAGACCACCGTCGAGGAGGTCGCGCGTCGGGTGATCACCCTCACCGGCTCGGGATCGCGCCTGGCCTTCGTCGACCGGGAGCCGGGCGACCCCGCGCGGCGCCGGCCCGACACGACTCTCGCCCGCGAACTCCTCGGCTGGGTACCGAAGGTGACCTGGGAGGAAGGGCTCGAGCGGACCATCGCCGCCTGCACGGACAGGGCCCCGGGAGAAGTGGCGCACGGGGGAGGGGCGCGGTGA